The following proteins are co-located in the Shouchella hunanensis genome:
- a CDS encoding SDR family NAD(P)-dependent oxidoreductase: MRFQDKVVLITGASGGIGIKAAELFQAEGAKLALVDLNKEALEKASVEANLDKDKTLLVAGDVSKENDVQAFVENTVDHYGQIDIFINNAGINGEFGLLTEQTLDNFQNVLNVNTTGVFLGLKYVMQVMKKQQNGVIVNTASNGGLLGAPGMGPYVASKHAVIALTKTAALEGAAENIRVVAVAPSGVDTAMIRSIEQNTNPDNVDEARKQFEASVPLNRYATVEEIAKLMLFLSSEEASFITGSYYRIDGGQGATSV; this comes from the coding sequence AGATTTCAGGATAAAGTTGTATTAATAACAGGTGCTTCTGGAGGGATTGGGATAAAGGCAGCAGAGCTTTTTCAAGCGGAAGGAGCTAAACTCGCTTTAGTCGATTTAAATAAAGAAGCTTTAGAGAAAGCATCTGTTGAAGCAAACCTAGACAAAGACAAAACATTGCTAGTAGCTGGAGATGTTTCTAAAGAGAATGATGTCCAAGCATTTGTAGAGAATACTGTTGATCACTATGGACAAATTGATATTTTTATTAATAATGCAGGAATTAATGGTGAATTTGGTTTGTTAACCGAACAAACCCTTGATAATTTTCAAAATGTCTTAAATGTAAATACAACAGGTGTGTTTCTTGGGCTGAAGTACGTGATGCAAGTGATGAAAAAACAACAAAATGGTGTTATCGTGAATACAGCTTCCAACGGTGGGCTGCTTGGCGCACCTGGAATGGGTCCTTATGTGGCGTCAAAACATGCTGTGATTGCATTAACGAAAACGGCTGCTTTGGAAGGTGCTGCGGAAAATATTCGCGTTGTAGCTGTTGCACCTTCTGGAGTAGATACAGCCATGATTCGTTCAATTGAACAAAATACAAACCCAGATAACGTCGATGAAGCACGTAAACAATTCGAAGCGAGTGTTCCGCTTAATCGCTATGCAACAGTAGAAGAGATTGCTAAACTAATGTTGTTTTTATCCTCTGAAGAGGCATCCTTTATCACGGGTAGCTATTATCGGATTGATGGTGGACAAGGGGCAACGTCTGTTTAA
- a CDS encoding acetamidase/formamidase family protein: MKKQVGLAVGIGVGSTLATQGVYAEEFPLHTMDAQEAEGQHYVPSTVDNVRWGELPNRTSAPVLKMESGETITFDTVSAEGLLDDQGRDPVSYFGQYGVKPKDILSEAIAIAESDIVNLFGEHGPHIVTGPVEIKGAEPGDVLKVETLSLTPRVPYGVISNRHGRGALPGEFPENEGPAEEASVENPEWFHNVSVFTPITMRNGQWYGEIPGEDVFFPLQPFMGMMGVATDTTERVDSVPPTRTGGNIDINDLGVGSTLYLPIEVEGGLFYTGDPHFSQGDGEVALSALEGSLRVTFRLSLLKKGDPGIPGNAHTFTQPIGETEDYWLPIGLDEDLNEAMKDATRQSIDFLEHHYGMDRAKALAYLSAATDFEVSQVVDRTKGINGKIRKADFEKRLPNEVAATTEGGQLPQTSTNYVAWIIGGLSVVGAAFALGRRKKRSV, encoded by the coding sequence ATGAAGAAACAGGTAGGACTAGCAGTTGGGATAGGTGTAGGTAGTACCCTTGCAACTCAAGGAGTCTATGCAGAAGAATTTCCTTTACATACAATGGATGCTCAGGAGGCAGAAGGTCAACATTATGTACCCTCAACAGTGGACAATGTTCGCTGGGGAGAACTACCAAACCGGACAAGTGCACCGGTATTAAAGATGGAATCAGGCGAAACCATTACATTTGATACAGTTTCAGCTGAAGGGCTACTTGATGATCAAGGCAGAGATCCTGTTTCTTACTTTGGTCAGTATGGTGTGAAGCCAAAAGATATTCTTTCCGAAGCGATTGCCATTGCGGAATCCGATATTGTCAATCTATTCGGCGAACATGGCCCTCATATTGTGACAGGGCCAGTTGAAATTAAAGGGGCAGAACCAGGCGATGTATTAAAAGTAGAAACGTTGTCACTCACGCCGCGGGTTCCATACGGCGTTATTTCAAACCGACACGGTCGTGGTGCATTACCTGGAGAATTTCCTGAAAATGAAGGACCAGCTGAAGAAGCAAGTGTTGAAAATCCAGAATGGTTTCATAACGTATCCGTTTTCACCCCTATTACAATGCGAAACGGGCAATGGTATGGTGAAATTCCAGGAGAAGATGTGTTTTTTCCACTTCAACCTTTCATGGGAATGATGGGCGTTGCAACCGACACGACCGAAAGAGTAGACAGTGTCCCTCCTACCCGAACAGGTGGGAATATTGATATCAATGACTTAGGTGTAGGGTCAACCCTTTACTTACCGATTGAAGTGGAAGGCGGCCTGTTTTACACTGGTGATCCTCATTTTTCACAAGGAGATGGGGAAGTCGCGTTGAGTGCTCTTGAAGGGTCGCTTCGGGTAACCTTTCGTTTGTCGTTATTAAAAAAAGGTGATCCAGGTATACCCGGAAACGCTCATACGTTTACCCAACCAATTGGTGAAACAGAAGACTATTGGTTGCCAATTGGTCTTGATGAAGATTTAAATGAAGCGATGAAAGATGCCACACGTCAATCGATCGACTTCTTGGAGCATCATTACGGTATGGACCGTGCTAAAGCACTTGCTTACTTAAGCGCAGCAACAGATTTTGAAGTTTCACAAGTAGTGGATCGAACGAAAGGAATTAATGGAAAAATTCGAAAAGCGGATTTTGAAAAAAGGCTGCCCAATGAAGTAGCAGCAACAACAGAAGGTGGACAGTTACCACAGACATCGACTAACTATGTTGCGTGGATAATTGGGGGCTTAAGTGTTGTAGGAGCAGCTTTTGCACTAGGTAGAAGAAAGAAACGATCTGTATAA
- the chbG gene encoding chitin disaccharide deacetylase, with translation MPTVVFNADDFGLSRGVNYGILDCHLHGVVSSTTMLVNMPGTRHAVALAHQHPSLRVGVHLALTIGTPLADNVPSLTNQFGQFRPLLEQRNERLINPADVLREWTKQIETFLDFGLTPSHLDSHHHIHNWAHLRPVIEELAAVYQLPWRQNFEEMPRQTQLYTEAFDERFYKQGVNHKELDTILDDHKGVQSVEIMCHPAYADTTLTSTSSYVRERLKETDVLMTYTLPDGWTLK, from the coding sequence ATGCCTACTGTTGTTTTTAATGCAGATGATTTCGGGTTATCACGGGGAGTCAACTACGGTATTTTAGATTGCCACTTACATGGAGTCGTTTCTTCTACGACCATGCTTGTAAATATGCCTGGCACGCGTCATGCCGTTGCCCTTGCGCACCAGCACCCTAGCTTACGTGTAGGTGTTCACCTTGCCTTAACAATCGGTACACCTTTGGCTGATAACGTTCCAAGCCTTACAAATCAGTTTGGTCAATTTAGACCTCTTCTGGAACAACGAAACGAACGTCTGATCAATCCAGCTGACGTGCTACGAGAATGGACGAAGCAAATTGAAACATTCTTAGACTTCGGGTTAACACCTAGTCATTTAGATAGCCATCATCACATCCATAATTGGGCTCATCTACGTCCAGTAATAGAAGAACTAGCGGCAGTGTATCAACTTCCCTGGCGGCAAAATTTTGAGGAGATGCCTCGACAGACGCAGCTGTATACAGAGGCATTTGATGAAAGGTTTTACAAACAAGGAGTCAATCATAAGGAGTTAGACACCATCCTTGACGATCATAAAGGCGTACAATCTGTAGAGATTATGTGTCACCCAGCTTATGCAGACACGACGTTAACATCCACTTCTTCTTATGTTCGTGAGCGGTTAAAGGAAACAGATGTTTTAATGACGTATACATTACCAGATGGATGGACGCTCAAATAA
- a CDS encoding GntR family transcriptional regulator, with protein sequence MSAMHQQIKENIIEKIEANEYAPQSQLPTEAEFCDTYGVSRTTVRTALQQLSQEGYVVRRQGQGTFVAEPKIRTNLSQTVTSFTEQVTSQGKKPFIKVLSLQVIPADEELSHLLHTDANAAIQKVIRVRYVDEKPLQYEIAYVPWTIAPGITEEQCSVSLYSTLRDHYSVRIARTEEHLQLTTMDPSIATHLASEEQTPCFYLETLAYLEDGTIAEHSQTYFHGERASFQIERHYS encoded by the coding sequence ATGTCTGCGATGCACCAGCAAATCAAAGAAAACATTATTGAAAAGATAGAAGCAAACGAATACGCACCTCAATCACAACTTCCGACTGAAGCTGAGTTTTGTGACACATATGGTGTGAGTCGCACCACTGTCCGTACTGCTCTTCAACAGCTCAGCCAGGAAGGCTATGTGGTTCGAAGACAAGGACAAGGTACTTTTGTCGCGGAGCCGAAAATACGCACAAATTTATCCCAAACGGTTACCTCTTTTACGGAACAAGTCACTTCACAAGGAAAAAAACCTTTCATTAAGGTATTGTCATTACAAGTTATCCCGGCTGATGAAGAGTTGTCCCATTTATTACACACGGATGCCAATGCTGCCATTCAAAAAGTCATTCGCGTTCGTTACGTCGATGAAAAACCTTTACAGTATGAGATCGCTTATGTTCCTTGGACCATTGCTCCAGGTATTACAGAGGAACAATGCTCCGTTTCTTTGTATTCTACACTGAGAGATCACTACAGCGTCCGTATTGCACGAACAGAGGAACACCTTCAACTAACGACGATGGATCCTTCTATTGCCACACATCTTGCGTCTGAAGAACAGACACCGTGCTTTTACTTGGAAACGCTCGCTTACTTAGAAGATGGGACGATTGCGGAGCACTCGCAAACCTATTTCCATGGGGAACGAGCAAGTTTTCAAATTGAACGACACTACAGTTAA
- a CDS encoding 6-phospho-beta-glucosidase, with the protein MMLKLVIIGGGSSYTPEIIEGMIDRHDQFPVTEIALVDIEKGKQKLDVISRLAKRMVKKSGKDITITASLDRRKALKHADFVTSQIRVGGLKAREKDERIPLSYGALGQETNGAGGIFKALRTIPILLEVSKDMAELCPNAWLINFTNPAGMVTEALLKYGSHKRVIGVCNIPFNMRTGVAEILGCQTEDVEIEFIGLNHFVFGRRVLVKGVDYTSIVIERLKDPSNQYSPANIVSEGWSSTFLSSFMMLPNPYHSYYFKGAEMLEKSLKEYWENGTRAEVVQQVEEELFKKYDDKELTEKPTELEKRGGAFYSDAACNVMTSIYTNKGDIQTVNVQNNGTISDLPNDAVIETNAVMGAEGPRPISIGALPLSIRGIIQLMKNMEELVIEAAVKGDRERLYQALVINPLVREETLANDLMEELLEAHKEDLPQFYQQV; encoded by the coding sequence ATGATGTTGAAGCTTGTCATCATAGGTGGAGGATCTAGCTATACGCCAGAAATTATAGAGGGCATGATTGACCGTCACGATCAATTCCCTGTGACGGAAATAGCGCTAGTGGATATTGAAAAAGGAAAACAAAAGCTAGACGTCATTTCACGTTTAGCAAAGCGAATGGTCAAAAAATCAGGAAAAGACATTACGATTACAGCTAGCCTTGATCGTCGAAAGGCATTAAAACATGCTGACTTCGTGACAAGTCAAATTCGAGTGGGGGGATTGAAAGCCAGAGAAAAAGACGAACGAATTCCACTTTCTTACGGTGCTTTAGGGCAGGAAACAAATGGTGCAGGAGGAATCTTTAAAGCTTTGCGAACGATACCGATTTTGTTAGAGGTTTCAAAGGATATGGCTGAGCTTTGTCCAAATGCATGGCTGATCAACTTCACGAATCCTGCTGGAATGGTAACAGAAGCTTTGTTGAAATATGGTTCTCATAAACGCGTCATCGGTGTGTGTAACATTCCATTTAATATGCGAACAGGTGTGGCAGAAATTCTAGGCTGCCAGACGGAAGACGTTGAAATTGAATTTATTGGCTTAAATCATTTTGTATTTGGTCGTCGCGTGCTTGTAAAAGGAGTGGACTATACATCGATTGTAATTGAGCGATTAAAAGATCCGTCAAATCAATATTCACCAGCAAATATCGTATCAGAAGGATGGTCGTCTACATTTTTATCTTCTTTTATGATGCTGCCGAATCCTTACCATAGCTATTACTTTAAAGGGGCAGAGATGCTAGAGAAAAGTTTGAAAGAGTATTGGGAGAATGGAACACGGGCTGAAGTCGTCCAGCAAGTAGAAGAAGAGCTCTTTAAAAAATATGACGATAAAGAGTTAACAGAAAAGCCTACCGAACTTGAGAAAAGAGGAGGGGCTTTCTATAGCGATGCTGCTTGTAACGTTATGACAAGTATCTATACAAATAAAGGCGATATTCAAACCGTTAACGTTCAAAATAATGGAACCATATCAGACTTACCGAACGATGCTGTCATTGAAACCAACGCTGTCATGGGGGCAGAGGGACCACGACCAATTTCGATAGGAGCGCTTCCACTCTCGATTCGAGGCATCATTCAATTGATGAAGAATATGGAGGAATTGGTCATTGAAGCAGCTGTAAAAGGCGATCGTGAGCGCCTGTATCAAGCGTTAGTCATCAATCCTCTTGTTCGAGAAGAAACGCTTGCAAACGATTTAATGGAAGAGTTATTGGAAGCACATAAAGAAGATTTGCCACAATTTTATCAGCAAGTATAA